The following coding sequences lie in one Nitrospirota bacterium genomic window:
- the pheS gene encoding phenylalanine--tRNA ligase subunit alpha yields MVKEEILSIKTLAEQELKEAKDLKALYALRVKYLGKKGLLTEKLKSLGNLPRELRPEVGSVLNEVKEYLEAALTNQEAVVKALSREDILKAQKIDVTIPGCFVPSGRQHPIATVLDEIVDIFVSLGFKVEEGPEVELDYYNFEALNIPKDHPARDMQDTFYITDDILLRTHTSPVQIRVMEKHKPPLKVIAPGKVYRCDADITHTPMFHQVEGFMVDSHITMSDLKGVLELFIHAMFGPETPVRFRPSFFPFTEPSAEVDIGCVICKGSGCKVCKGAGWLEILGAGMINPRVFEAVGYSGEYTGFAFGMGVERITMLKFGIDDIRLFFENDIRFLEQF; encoded by the coding sequence ATGGTGAAAGAAGAAATCCTTTCCATAAAAACCCTTGCTGAGCAAGAGCTAAAAGAAGCAAAAGACCTTAAAGCCCTTTATGCGCTCAGGGTAAAATACCTGGGGAAAAAAGGGCTTCTTACCGAGAAATTAAAATCCCTCGGCAACCTTCCCAGGGAGCTCAGGCCTGAAGTTGGTAGTGTCCTGAACGAGGTAAAAGAATATCTGGAAGCGGCTTTAACCAATCAGGAAGCCGTTGTCAAGGCCTTAAGCAGAGAAGATATCCTCAAGGCCCAGAAAATTGATGTAACCATCCCGGGCTGTTTTGTGCCTTCAGGGAGACAGCATCCTATAGCCACTGTCCTTGATGAGATTGTAGATATTTTTGTATCCCTCGGGTTTAAAGTCGAGGAAGGGCCTGAAGTAGAGCTCGATTATTATAATTTTGAGGCCCTGAATATCCCGAAAGACCATCCAGCCAGAGACATGCAGGATACCTTTTATATCACCGACGATATTCTGCTGCGAACTCACACCTCACCTGTTCAGATAAGGGTTATGGAAAAGCATAAACCCCCTCTTAAAGTTATTGCCCCGGGCAAGGTTTACAGGTGTGACGCAGACATCACTCATACTCCGATGTTTCATCAAGTTGAAGGTTTTATGGTGGACAGCCATATTACAATGAGCGACCTTAAAGGCGTATTGGAACTCTTTATTCACGCCATGTTCGGACCAGAAACTCCAGTAAGATTCAGGCCAAGTTTTTTCCCATTTACAGAGCCCAGTGCAGAGGTGGATATTGGTTGCGTTATATGCAAAGGGAGTGGATGTAAGGTCTGTAAGGGGGCAGGGTGGCTTGAAATCCTCGGTGCAGGCATGATTAACCCCAGGGTCTTTGAGGCAGTTGGATACAGCGGAGAATATACAGGATTTGCTTTTGGTATGGGTGTGGAACGCATAACAATGCTCAAGTTCGGCATTGATGACATCAGGCTATTTTTTGAAAATGACATAAGATTTCTGGAGCAGTTCTGA
- the rplT gene encoding 50S ribosomal protein L20 gives MPRAKGGFKTRRRRKKILQMAKGYYGAKSRLYRIATEAVDRALRYAYRDRRVRKREFRSLWITRINAAVRSFGLTYSQFISGLSKANINLNRKVLADMAIRDPKAFGELTEKAKKGLAAGE, from the coding sequence ATGCCGAGAGCTAAAGGTGGATTCAAGACCCGCAGAAGAAGAAAGAAAATTCTTCAGATGGCAAAGGGCTATTATGGCGCTAAGAGCCGTCTTTACAGAATTGCTACTGAAGCGGTTGACCGGGCCCTGAGATATGCTTATAGGGACAGGCGTGTGAGAAAGAGAGAATTCAGGTCTCTGTGGATAACAAGGATTAATGCTGCAGTGCGTTCTTTTGGCCTTACATACAGCCAGTTTATTTCAGGCCTTTCAAAGGCAAATATCAACCTGAACAGAAAGGTTCTTGCCGACATGGCCATCAGGGACCCTAAGGCCTTTGGTGAACTTACCGAGAAGGCGAAAAAGGGCCTTGCGGCTGGCGAATAA
- a CDS encoding phenylalanine--tRNA ligase subunit beta, producing MKVSLKWLKEFVDFSLGPGELASVFTMSGLEVEGMEEYKGDTMFDINVTPNRPDCLSIIGIARELSAILETPLRHKTITLKETEKKCPAIKIIDADLCLRYSARVIRDVKVGLSPSWITERLLAHGIRPVNNIVDITNYVLLEMGHPLHAFDMEKLSGDTIRIARAGKIDKFTTLDAIDRSISPPMLLIWDSLQPIAIAGVMGGLNTAVSLSTKNVLLESAYFDPISIRRTSRELNLKTEASYRFERGTDIEGLILALDRAAQLIAEVTGGPETSGSVRVDEYPKPFIRLEISIRTEAVQRTLGIKINGEKIKTILSALGMKVKSKDNGFIVTPPTYRRDLCREVDLIEEVARIYGYDKILAALPQTAMIPGGESQRRKLIKRVKESLGKSGYSEAINYSFMNPASLDILRLSPHDHRRNFLRLRNPLRKEEEALRTTLVPSLLSNLQWNTSRGIKSLKLFEVSKVFSPIKKDVLPEETTLLSAVCLKDRGPSLYLSKHDGLYDLKGALEALFIDLKINYSFIPILQYSNAPSLIPEGRGGYSAYGGSAVGGKEPYLHPGKSCMIKIEGEAVGFLGSLHPDIADALDIRGDISLFELNLDKLLSLTQTKITYQSIPKYPYVERDMAIIVPEDITANDVEMAIKTFPSEIIESVSLFDIYTGKPIPEGGKSLAFSIRYRAKDRTLTDDEVDSLHLNILESLKKVVRAELRT from the coding sequence ATGAAGGTATCATTAAAGTGGCTCAAGGAGTTTGTGGATTTTTCCCTCGGCCCCGGAGAACTCGCCAGTGTGTTTACCATGTCAGGTTTAGAAGTGGAAGGCATGGAAGAGTACAAAGGCGATACAATGTTTGACATTAATGTTACACCCAACAGGCCTGATTGCCTGAGCATTATAGGTATTGCCAGAGAGCTTTCAGCTATATTAGAAACTCCCTTAAGACATAAGACCATTACATTAAAAGAAACAGAAAAGAAATGTCCGGCCATAAAAATAATTGATGCAGACCTTTGCCTGAGATATTCGGCGAGGGTAATCAGAGACGTTAAAGTAGGGCTGTCGCCTTCCTGGATTACAGAACGCCTGCTGGCTCATGGTATACGGCCTGTTAATAATATTGTAGACATAACAAATTATGTGCTTCTGGAAATGGGACATCCCCTCCACGCCTTTGATATGGAAAAATTATCAGGTGACACAATCAGGATTGCGCGTGCAGGGAAAATTGATAAATTTACTACCCTCGATGCAATAGATAGGTCAATAAGTCCTCCAATGCTTTTAATCTGGGATTCCTTACAACCGATTGCCATAGCAGGTGTTATGGGAGGATTAAACACTGCAGTTTCTTTATCTACAAAAAATGTATTGCTTGAAAGCGCTTATTTTGACCCTATCTCGATAAGAAGAACTTCCAGGGAATTAAATCTTAAAACAGAGGCCTCATACAGATTTGAAAGGGGAACTGATATCGAAGGCCTAATACTGGCACTGGACAGGGCAGCCCAACTTATTGCTGAAGTCACAGGTGGTCCCGAAACTTCGGGATCAGTAAGGGTAGATGAATATCCTAAACCTTTTATTCGGTTAGAAATCTCTATAAGGACAGAGGCAGTTCAAAGGACTTTGGGGATTAAAATAAATGGTGAGAAAATCAAAACTATCCTGAGTGCCTTGGGAATGAAGGTAAAGTCAAAAGATAACGGATTTATAGTAACCCCACCTACGTACAGGAGAGATTTATGTAGAGAAGTAGACCTCATAGAAGAGGTGGCAAGGATTTATGGTTATGATAAAATTTTAGCTGCTTTACCTCAGACAGCAATGATACCAGGAGGCGAGAGCCAACGAAGGAAGCTGATAAAGAGAGTTAAAGAGTCTCTTGGAAAATCAGGGTATTCTGAGGCAATCAACTATAGTTTCATGAATCCTGCAAGTCTTGATATATTGAGACTTTCGCCCCACGATCATAGAAGAAATTTTCTCAGGTTAAGAAATCCTCTACGCAAAGAGGAGGAAGCCCTGAGGACAACCCTCGTTCCATCTCTCCTGTCAAATCTGCAATGGAACACAAGCCGGGGCATAAAATCCCTTAAGCTCTTTGAAGTTTCAAAGGTCTTCTCCCCCATAAAAAAAGATGTCCTGCCTGAAGAGACAACTCTTTTAAGTGCGGTCTGCCTTAAAGATAGAGGGCCATCCCTTTATCTGAGCAAACATGATGGCCTTTATGATCTCAAAGGAGCCCTGGAGGCCCTGTTTATTGATCTTAAAATAAACTATTCCTTCATCCCAATACTCCAATACTCCAATGCTCCATCACTCATCCCTGAGGGTAGGGGAGGTTATTCCGCCTACGGCGGATCCGCCGTAGGCGGAAAAGAGCCCTATCTGCATCCTGGTAAGTCATGCATGATTAAGATCGAAGGTGAAGCGGTTGGATTCTTAGGAAGCCTTCACCCGGATATTGCAGATGCCCTCGATATAAGAGGCGATATTTCTCTGTTTGAACTAAATCTGGATAAACTCCTTTCCCTCACACAAACAAAGATCACCTATCAGAGTATTCCAAAGTATCCTTACGTTGAAAGAGATATGGCTATTATAGTCCCAGAAGATATAACAGCAAATGACGTAGAGATGGCTATAAAAACATTTCCCTCAGAGATAATTGAATCCGTGAGTTTATTCGATATATATACCGGAAAACCAATTCCAGAAGGGGGAAAAAGCCTTGCCTTTTCCATACGATACAGGGCTAAAGACAGAACCCTGACGGATGACGAAGTCGACTCATTGCATTTAAATATTTTAGAAAGCTTAAAGAAAGTTGTAAGGGCGGAATTGCGCACT